One Perca flavescens isolate YP-PL-M2 chromosome 14, PFLA_1.0, whole genome shotgun sequence genomic window carries:
- the fabp3 gene encoding fatty acid-binding protein, heart translates to MAEAFVGTWNLKESENFDDYMKELGVGFATRAVGTMTKPTTIILVEGDKVTVKTQSSIKNTELNFKLGEEFDETTADDRKVKSIVNIEDGKMVHIQKWDGKETSLVREVNGNALTLTLSMGNVVCKRHYVKAE, encoded by the exons ATGGCAGAGGCTTTCGTTGGCACATGGAACCTCAAGGAGAGCGAGAACTTTGATGACTACATGAAGGAGCTGG GTGTGGGCTTTGCTACACGTGCGGTGGGAACCATGACCAAGCCCACCACTATCATCTTAGTGGAAGGTGACAAGGTAACGGTGAAGACTCAGAGCTCCATAAAGAACACAGAGCTTAACTTCAAGCTGGGAGAGGAGTTTGACGAGACCACCGCCGATGACAGGAAAGTTAAG TCTATTGTAAATATAGAGGATGGGAAGATGGTGCACATACAGAAGTGGGACGGCAAAGAGACCAGTCTGGTCAGGGAAGTCAACGGCAACGCCCTCACACTG ACACTTTCAATGGGGAATGTCGTTTGCAAACGTCACTACGTGAAGGCGGAGTAA